The following coding sequences are from one Eucalyptus grandis isolate ANBG69807.140 chromosome 11, ASM1654582v1, whole genome shotgun sequence window:
- the LOC104426371 gene encoding bifunctional monothiol glutaredoxin-S16, chloroplastic has product MATSTVGLSPSPIRSLTSSPSLPPRARIAPSLPFASRLKPRLALSPLPAAPRRPAGPRRSRVSAALTSISETEPVSVPADSGELAGRFPSASGVYAVYDGAGELQFVGISRNIAASIAGHRRSVPELCCSVKVGVVDEPDRVALTQAWKSWMEEHMAATGKVPPGNESGNTTWIQQPPKKKPDLRLTPGRHMQLTVPLEELIDRLVKENKVVAFIKGSRSAPMCGFSQRVIGILESEGVDYESVDVLDEEYNYGLRETLKKYSNWPTFPQVFVDGELVGGCDILTSMYEKGELSGLSKK; this is encoded by the exons ATGGCCACCAGCACCGTCGGCCTATCTCCCTCGCCTATTCGTTCGCTCACTTCAAGCCCGTCGCTTCCTCCTCGAGCCCGAATCGCTCCTTCCCTCCCCTTCGCCTCCCGCCTCAAACCCCGCCTCGCCCTCTCCCCGCTCCCCGCGGCGCCGCGCCGCCCCGCCGGCCCCCGCCGCTCCCGCGTCTCCGCCGCGCTGACGAGCATCTCCGAGACCGAGCCCGTGTCGGTGCCTGCCGATTCCGGGGAGCTCGCGGGGAGGTTTCCCTCCGCTTCCGGTGTCTACGCCGTCTACGACGGGGCGGGCGAGCTTCAGTTCGTCGGGATCTCGCGGAACATCGCGGCCAGCATCGCCGGTCACCGGAGGTCCGTCCCCGAGCTATGCTGCTCCGTCAAG GTTGGTGTTGTTGATGAACCTGATAGAGTGGCTCTCACTCAAGCATGGAAATCTTGGATGGAGGAACACATGGCAGCCACTGGGAAGGTGCCACCTGGAAATGAATCGGGAAATACCACATGGATCCAGCAGCCACCCAAGAAGAAGCCCGATCTTCGCCTCACACCTGGCCGCCACATGCAGTTAACCGTCCCTCTGGAGGAACTGATTGATCGGTTGGTCAAGGAGAACAAGGTGGTGGCCTTTATCAAAGGATCAAGAAGTGCTCCGATGTGTGGGTTCTCACAGAGGGTTATTGGCATCCTAGAAAGCGAAGGGGTGGATTACGAGAGTGTCGATGTGCTCGATGAAGAGTATAACTATGGTTTGAGGGAGACACTTAAGAAATATAGTAATTGGCCCACATTTCCACAGGTCTTTGTGGATGGCGAATTGGTAGGGGGCTGTGACATCTTGACCTCCATGTATGAGAAGGGTGAGCTCTCTGGCTTGTCTAAAAAGTAA
- the LOC104426372 gene encoding phosphoinositide phosphatase SAC8: MEGESSSSSPSSSCSGGFKLYEELELREFRDRFVIRSKESPGDGFSIDRRDGTVESLGDGDDCAAGPSKASTIFGVVGTIRLLAGTYMLVISSRKEVGRFYGFPVYRVMSMRFLHCNEGLKFSSFQEKKDEAYFMTLLKLVESTPGLYYSYETDITLNLQRRFKLADGWMKKPIWKQADPRFVWNKNLLEELIEHKLDRFILPLLQGSFQVAQLTLKSSPATMSLISRRCTRRLGTRMWRRGANLEGDVANFIETEQILDVEGFRSSLLQVRGSIPLLWEQIVDLSYKPQLRLIDHEQTSKVVERHFNDLFQRYGETIAVDLTDMHGGEGELSAAYAAEMQKLPNVRYISFDFHRVCGSSNFENLEILYEQISEDFEKQGYFLIDVGGKILEEQKGIIRSNCIDCLDRTNVTQSFLAQKSLDHQLRQIGVLTSSECISMFDEDYRKFRTLWAEQGDDISLEYAGTHALKGDLVRYGRQTLAGAIKDGMSALSRYYLNNFHDGIRQDAIDLVSGHYTVNRNGLSPFQLNGFDSLSYLPIASALLVGGLTMTTLTLSQAGRNSQQFLTSVVCAGVAAGVMAMVKVNGREFCSRPRLCGLL, encoded by the exons ATGGAAGGCGAATCATCTTCGTCTTCGCCTTCGTCTTCGTGTTCGGGCGGGTTCAAGCTGTACGAGGAGCTGGAGCTGCGGGAGTTCCGCGACAGGTTCGTGATCAGGTCCAAGGAGTCCCCCGGCGACGGCTTCTCCATCGATCGCCGCGACGGGACCGTCGAGTCGCTCGGCGACG GAGATGATTGCGCTGCTGGCCCTTCGAAGGCTTCGACGATCTTCGGCGTGGTGGGGACGATCAGATTGCTTGCAG GGACATACATGCTTGTCATCTCTTCCAGAAAGGAAGTTGGAAGATTTTATGGTTTCCCAGTTTATAGGGTGATGTCAATGAGATTTCTTCACTGCAATGAGGGTTTGAAGTTTTCATCTTTCCAAGAA AAAAAAGATGAGGCTTATTTCATGACATTGCTGAAATTAGTAGAATCAACGCCAGGGTTGTACTATTCATATGAAACGGATATCACATTGAA CTTACAAAGAAGATTTAAGTTAGCAGATGGCTGGATGAAGAAACCAATTTGGAAACAG GCTGACCCCAGATTTGTATGGAACAAGAATCTTTTGGAGGAACTTATTGAGCACAAG CTTGATCGGTtcattcttcctcttcttcaaggAA GCTTTCAAGTTGCACAGTTAACGCTCAAAAGTTCACCTGCCACAATGTCGTTAATTTCAAGAAGGTGTACCAGGCGATTAG GAACAAGAATGTGGAGAAGAGGTGCCAATCTAGAAGGAGATGTTGCTAATTTTATTGAAACTGAGCAAATTTTAGATGTTGAGGGTTTCAGATCTTCCTTATTGCAG GTTCGAGGATCAATTCCACTTCTTTGGGAGCAGATTGTGGATTTGAGCTATAAACCACAGCTTAGACTCATAGATCATGAGCAAACG TCGAAAGTTGTGGAGCGCCATTTTAATGATCTTTTCCAAAGATATGGAGAGACGATTGCAGTTGACTTGACTGATATG CATGGTGGCGAAGGTGAACTGAGTGCAGCTTATGCTGCTGAAATGCAGAAGCTGCCCAACGTGAG ATACATATCTTTTGACTTTCATCGGGTCTGTGGCAGCTCCAACTTTGAGAACCTGGAAATTCTATATGAACAAATCTCTGAGGACTTTGAAAAGCAAGG ATACTTCCTCATTGATGTGGGAGGAAAGATACTAGAGGAGCAGAAAGGAATTATCAGATCCAACTGTATTGATTGCCTTGATCGAACTAACGTAACCCAG AGTTTTTTGGCCCAGAAGTCTCTGGATCACCAGCTGCGGCAGATTGGAGTGCTCACTTCAAGCGAGTGCATTTCCATGTTCGACGAAGACTACAGGAAATTTAGAACAT TGTGGGCAGAGCAAGGTGATGACATAAGTCTTGAGTACGCTGGGACTCATGCGCTAAAAGGGGATTTGGTTAG ATACGGAAGACAGACTCTAGCTGGAGCAATCAAGGATGGGATGAGTGCTCTGTCGAGATACTACTTGAACAATTTCCATGATGGCATCCGGCAG GACGCAATAGATCTTGTGAGCGGGCACTATACAGTTAACAGGAACGGTCTTTCTCCTTTCCAGCTTAATGGATTCGACTCATTATCG TATCTGCCTATAGCTTCAGCTTTGCTCGTTGGGGGTTTGACGATGACAACCTTAACATTGAGCCAAG CTGGACGGAACTCACAGCAGTTCTTGACTTCCGTTGTCTGCGCCGGAGTGGCTGCTGGAGTAATGGCAATGGTCAAAGTAAACGGGAGAGAATTCTGTTCTAGACCTCGCTTGTGCGGGCTATTGTAA
- the LOC104426374 gene encoding protein ZW2, with protein sequence MYPSGSRRNHTNGDPKSLSFESFLEAWLVRQKRYLEELLSAQHSSCEVRQDDHLELIHRVLYHYQQYYEEKSRVANWDVFLVFSPPWLTNLERALLWIAGFRPNLLFRLVSSSVNDMTEDQSRRMDRLVAETRMEEKALNDELAKIQERVGAPPLANAIRRYGRTAQDGETADGSGDDSALGGLRKALEKVVANADMLRATTGEKVALVLTPPQMVKVLAAVAQLQLKVRGLGLQRDAEKGQNGGN encoded by the coding sequence ATGTACCCCTCTGGGTCAAGAAGGAACCACACCAATGGAGACCCCAAATCTCTATCCTTCGAGTCCTTTCTTGAAGCTTGGTTGGTCCGTCAAAAACGCTACCTGGAAGAGCTCCTCTCGGCTCAACACAGCTCCTGCGAAGTGCGCCAAGACGATCATCTCGAGCTGATCCACCGGGTCCTCTACCATTATCAGCAGTATTACGAGGAGAAGTCGAGGGTTGCGAACTGGGACGTGTTCCTCGTGTTCTCTCCCCCCTGGCTCACCAACCTCGAGCGCGCCCTCTTGTGGATCGCGGGCTTCAGGCCAAACCTCTTGTTCCGCCTCGTCTCGTCCTCCGTCAATGACATGACCGAGGACCAGAGTCGGAGAATGGATAGGCTGGTCGCGGAGACGAGAATGGAAGAGAAAGCGCTCAACGACGAGCTGGCAAAGATCCAGGAGAGAGTGGGCGCTCCTCCTCTGGCCAATGCGATCAGGCGGTACGGAAGGACGGCTCAGGACGGCGAGACGGCGGACGGCAGCGGTGACGACTCGGCACTCGGCGGGTTGAGGAAGGCGTTGGAGAAGGTGGTGGCGAATGCGGACATGCTGAGGGCGACCACGGGGGAGAAGGTGGCGTTAGTATTGACCCCTCCTCAGATGGTCAAAGTTTTGGCGGCGGTCGCGCAGCTCCAGCTCAAGGTCAGGGGCTTGGGATTGCAGAGAGATGCTGAGAAAGGGCAAAATGGTGGGAATTGA